Sequence from the Candidatus Rokuibacteriota bacterium genome:
TGGTCGCGTCGCTGCCCTGCTCGAGGAGCGCTTTTTTCCAGAACCCGGTGGCCGCCGAGTCACGCGTCGCCACGAACCGGGTCCCGAGCAGCGCGCCGACCGCACCCAGCGCGAGCGCCGCGACGATGCCGCGGCCGTCGGCGATGCCGCCCGCGGCGATGACCGGCAGGTCCACGGCGTCGACGATCTGGGGAATGAGCGCCATGGCGCCCACCTGGGCCGCCTCGCGCGAGGCGGGCTTGACCCAGGTCGAGCGGTGCCCGCCCGCCTCGCTGCCCTGCGCGACGACGGCGTCCACGCCCGAGGCCGCCACCGCGCGGGCGTCGTCCACCGTCGCCACCATGGCGATGACCTTGACGCCCCGTTCGCGGCAGCGGGCGACCATCTCGCGCCCCGGGTTGCCGAGCCCGATGCTCCACACCGGCACCCGCTCCTCGAGGATGACCTCGAAGGCCTCGTCGATCACGTCGGGCACGGGGGCCGGACGCGCCGTCGTAGCCGGGATGCCGAGCTGGGCGCGGAAGGTGTTGAGCGTCCCCTGGACGCGGCGGACCGATTCTTCGGGCAGGGCGGCCGGATCGACCGGGGGACGGATCTGCGTATGAAGCCAGAGGTTGACGCCGAAGGGGCGGTCCGTCAGCTCGCGCACGCGCCGTATGCCCTTGCGGAGCTCCGCGGCGGAGAGCCTGAGCCCCGCCAGGATCCCGAGACCTCCTGCGCGCGAGACCTCGGCGACAAGCTCCGGGCCGGCGACGCTCCCCATGCCGGACTGGAGGAT
This genomic interval carries:
- a CDS encoding nitronate monooxygenase; the protein is MDRLRTSLCDLLNIEYPILQSGMGSVAGPELVAEVSRAGGLGILAGLRLSAAELRKGIRRVRELTDRPFGVNLWLHTQIRPPVDPAALPEESVRRVQGTLNTFRAQLGIPATTARPAPVPDVIDEAFEVILEERVPVWSIGLGNPGREMVARCRERGVKVIAMVATVDDARAVAASGVDAVVAQGSEAGGHRSTWVKPASREAAQVGAMALIPQIVDAVDLPVIAAGGIADGRGIVAALALGAVGALLGTRFVATRDSAATGFWKKALLEQGSDATTVTDAFTGLYARTLRSAFTDGYAASDAPVLPALLQSSAAQDIYAAATQQQNREYFPMHAGQSVGMVHDLPGAAEVVETLVREARAALRALGERVQLG